In Chloroflexota bacterium, the genomic stretch TGAAGTGGTGGTTGTCATCGGCCCGTCCGGCTCGGGCAAGTCTACCTTCATTCGCACGATAAACCGCCTGGAGCAGCACCAGCGCGGCGACATCATCGTGGATGGTGTCGAAATGACCGATGACGTGCGCAACATCGACGCCATCCGCCGCGAAGTGGGCATGGTGTTTCAATCGTTCAACCTCTTTCCCCATCTGTCGGTTTTGCGTAACATCACCCTAGCGCCGACGAAAGTGCGCAAGACCCCAGTGGATGATGCGGAGGCCAGCGCGCGGCAGCTTCTGGAGCGCGTGGGTATCCCGGAGCAGGCCGAAAAGTTTCCAGGCGAACTCTCCGGCGGACAGCAGCAGCGCGTCGCCATCGCCCGCGCGTTGGCCATGAACCCGAAAATCATGCTCTTCGATGAGCCTACGTCTGCGCTTGATCCGGAGATGATCAAGGAAGTCCTGGAAGTCATGAAAGAACTGGCTGCTTCGCACCAAATGACGATTGTGGCGATTACCCATGAGTTGGGCTTTGCCCGCGAGGTTGCCGACCGGATCGTTATGTTCGATGAAGGCCAGATCGTCGAAGACCTTCCCCCGGATGAATTCTTCAACAATCCGCGCCATGAGCGCGTGCGGCGCTTCCTTTCCCAAATTCTCTAGCCTTTCTCTCCTGGGCACGTAGCGGAACGCCAACTATGGTTCCGTCCCTGCCCGTGCAGTCCTTCAGCGTATGTCACCGGGTGTATGCTAGACATATGCTTCACATGGTGGTAAAAGACAACTGAGCAGTTTGCCCATTGGCGGTACCCCTCGCGCTAGAGGAAGGGAGGCATGGTTCCGAAGGACACCGCAGCGACGCTAAACCCCACGTAGACGGCGCGCGTTGTCGTGGGACACGCTCAATTTGCTGAAGGACTACTGGAGCATAATGTGTGGGAGGAAATGCAATGAGTCCAAATTCGACACGGATTTCACGCCGCATGACCATGGCAGGGCTTGGTAGCACGCTGGCGGTTTTGGGTCTTGCCGCCTGTGGTGCTGTGCCCGCAGCAACCATGGCTGAGGAAGAGCAAGCGGAAGCGCCGCAGGCAGAGGCCGTGCCTCCTGAAAAGGAGACCGTGTACGTCTTGTTTGCCACGCATCCCTACTTCAAGTTCCAGGAAGCTGAGGGCGTTTCCGCCGAACTGGTCGCTGAGTTCCGCGCAGAGCATCCCGATATCGAGTTTGACGTCAATCCGCCGTCGACGAGTTCGAGCGAACGGTACGCCGCGTTTCGCACGGCGTTTGCCGCCAACTCACCACATGATCTCAGTTCCTGGGGCGAGTGGCACGCCATCGAGTTGGGCGCGCTCGGCCAGGCGCGGGGCCTCAATGACGTCGTCAAGAGCTCCAACATCGACATGGAGGACATTTGGACAAGCCTGACCGAAAACATGGTCTGGAGCAAGGACGGTCAACTTTATGGCTTTCCGTATGGCCCCGACCTTCGTGTGCTCTACATGCACGACGGCATCTTCTTGGAGAACGGCCTAGACCCGGATAACGGCCCCGAATCTTGGGACGACCTGGAAGCGGTTGTCCAGAAGACCATGCGCA encodes the following:
- a CDS encoding amino acid ABC transporter ATP-binding protein, which gives rise to MIVARDVHKWFGDFHALRGVTTTIGRGEVVVVIGPSGSGKSTFIRTINRLEQHQRGDIIVDGVEMTDDVRNIDAIRREVGMVFQSFNLFPHLSVLRNITLAPTKVRKTPVDDAEASARQLLERVGIPEQAEKFPGELSGGQQQRVAIARALAMNPKIMLFDEPTSALDPEMIKEVLEVMKELAASHQMTIVAITHELGFAREVADRIVMFDEGQIVEDLPPDEFFNNPRHERVRRFLSQIL